A portion of the Anabas testudineus chromosome 22, fAnaTes1.2, whole genome shotgun sequence genome contains these proteins:
- the LOC113148129 gene encoding deoxynucleotidyltransferase terminal-interacting protein 1-like → MGGHRSEGGRDWLEQVGPEPPEQSPKPWNLMIKHRQIHRRGRRSHMTVSYTDPQVSMDLLRAVLQPSFNDDIMAVFRKYHKFFEKAAENVKENVGDDIQTDQLIKDTCRNVLEHAKQLFPEGEGKRAGPEVAIKRSRPADEDCSQRGSPLLKKRKPRPGAAFNSDRPLTFSSQVKPKSDPIKREGPKWDPSRLNDSSTFVLGSRANKALGMGGTRGRIYIKHADLFKYAADAKDKQWLAERHHMRATGGKMAYLLIEEDIQDLSRSDEYKDCPDVRMDELKPFSVPVWMVEKMKRAMEAQRDQDP, encoded by the exons ATGGGAGGCCACCGTAGTGAGGGAGGCCGGGACTGGCTGGAGCAGGTCGGACCGGAGCCGCCGGAGCAGAGTCCG AAGCCGTGGAACCTGATgatcaaacacagacagattcacCGACGAGGACGACGCTCACACATGACAGTCAG CTACACGGATCCTCAGGTGTCCATGGACCTGTTGAGGGCGGTGCTTCAGCCCAGCTTTAACGATGACATCATGGCTGTGTTCAGGAAGTATCACAAG tTCTTTGAGAAGGCGGCGGAGAACGTGAAGGAAAATGTTGGAGATGATATTCAGACGGATCAGCTGATCAAAGACACATGCAGGAATGTCCTGGAACAT gccaaacagctgtttccagagGGGGAGGGTAAAAGGGCAGGGCCAGAGGTCGCTATCAAG AGATCCAGACCTGCTGATGAAGACTGCAGTCAAAGAGGAAGCCCCCTCCTCAAGAAG AGGAAACCTCGTCCAGGTGCTGCCTTTAACTCTGATCGACCTTTGACCTTCTCCTCTCA GGTGAAGCCAAAGTCTGATCCCATCAAGAGAGAAGGACCAAAG tgggaTCCGTCCAGACTGAACGACAGCAGCACGTTTGTTCTCGGCTCCAGAGCCAACAA GGCGCTGGGGATGGGCGGGACCAGAGGGCGAATCTACATCAAACATGCCGACCTGTTCAAG TACGCAGCAGATGCAAAGGACAAGCAGTGGCTGGCAGAGAGACACCACATGAGAGCGACAGGAGGGAAGATG GCCTACCTGTTGATTGAGGAGGACATCCAAGATCTGTCCCGGAGTGATGAGTACAA ggaCTGTCCAGATGTCAGGATGGATGAGCTGAAGCCATTTTCTGTTCCTGTGTGGATggtggagaagatgaagagagcCATGGAGGCCCAGAGAGACCAGGACCCCTGA
- the LOC113148321 gene encoding DNA-directed RNA polymerase II subunit RPB11-a: MNAPPAFESFLLFEGEKKISISKDTKVPNACLFTLNKEDHTLGNIIRAQLLKDPQVLFAGYKVPHPLEHKIVIRVQTTPDYSPQEAFTNAITDLISELSLLEERFRVAIKDKQEGIE, encoded by the exons ATGAACGCGCCTCCAGCTTTCGAGTCGTTCCTGTTGtttgagggagagaaaaagatcAGCATCAGTAAAGATACTAAAGTCCCCAACGCCTGCTTGTTCACCTTAAACAAGGAGGACCACACGCTGGGTAACATCATCCGAGC tcagCTGTTGAAGGATCCCCAGGTTCTGTTTGCTGGTTATAAAGTTCCTCATCCTCTGGAGCACAAGATTGTcatcagagtccagaccacacCGGACTACAGCcctcag GAAGCGTTTACCAACGCCATCACCGACCTGATCAGTGAACTATCTCTGCTGGAGGAACGATTTAGAGTTGCCATCAAGGACAAACAGGAAGGAATTGAGTGA